The Melitaea cinxia chromosome 6, ilMelCinx1.1, whole genome shotgun sequence genome has a window encoding:
- the LOC123654398 gene encoding pre-mRNA-splicing factor ISY1 homolog has translation MARNAEKAMTTLARWRAAQVQEAGGQRERRPYLASECTDLQQAEKWRLQIVREIAKKVAQIQNAGLGEFRIRDLNDEINKLMREKRHWEVQIKSLGGPDHARVGPKMLDQDGKEVPGNRGYKYFGAAKDLPGVRELFEQEPPAAPRRTRADLMRDVDADYYGYRDDDDGLLLPLERDAERAAIAKAVEEWNRNKEENKDQEVPEEENIYPEDPDDKRIEDDGNEKPTEPSHVAVPSQKDVEEALLRRKKQELLEKYGCLDVKMEVS, from the exons atg GCAAGAAATGCAGAAAAAGCTAT gACAACATTGGCTCGTTGGCGAGCCGCACAAGTTCAAGAAGCAGGAGGGCAACGGGAGCGGCGGCCCTACTTAGCATCTGAATGCACTGATCTTCAGCAAGCAGAGAAATGGAGGCTACAAATTGTTAGAGAAATTGCAAAAAAAGTTGCACAAATACAAAATG CCGGTCTTGGTGAATTTCGAATTCGAGATTTAAACGATGAAATCAACAAGTTGATGCGAGAGAAACGTCACTGGGAAGTACAAATAAAATCACTCGGTGGACCGGATCATGCTCGCGTCGGCCCGAAAATGTTAGATCAAGATGGTAAAGAGGTGCCGGGTAACAGAGGTTATAAATATTTCGGAGCTGCTAAAGACTTACCgg GTGTGCGCGAGCTGTTCGAGCAGGAACCGCCGGCGGCGCCGCGGCGTACTCGCGCGGACCTCATGCGCGACGTGGACGCGGACTACTACGGCTACCGGGACGACGACGACGGGCTGCTGCTGCCGCTAGAGCGGGACGCCGAGAGGGCAG CAATAGCGAAAGCGGTTGAGGAATGGAATAGAAATAAAGAGGAAAATAAAGATCAGGAAGTTCCCGaggaagaaaatatttatcCTGAAGAT CCTGATGACAAGAGGATAGAGGACGATGGAAATGAAAAACCTACAGAACCATCACACGTTGCTGTTCCTTCACAGAAAGATGTAGAGGAAGCGTTGTTAAGAAGGAAAAAACAAGAACTTTTAGAAAAGTACGGATGTCTAGATGTAAAAATGGAAGTGAGCTAa
- the LOC123654400 gene encoding uncharacterized protein LOC123654400, with protein MNTNELKIRIPKTTKVERTGKYDRIQELCSCEETPYNTGDQIQFELPKESRYPDQGPNTYSSNLKYTYKGYNRNNDYRDRKIINVTPSNCPIPINMEKSVHPQKDVFILKIGKKLETKDKKTDLEIELVTPKVPNENQIKTIENNHTSQQCSSGNLHSKDQSKSEKKKDKKKVKKSKSNLTSKNAKGKGLKSNKSKK; from the coding sequence atgaaCACAAATGAGCTAAAAATTCGAATTCCGAAAACCACAAAAGTAGAAAGAACGGGAAAATATGATAGAATACAAGAGCTTTGTTCATGTGAAGAAACACCTTACAATACCGGTGATCAAATACAATTCGAATTACCGAAAGAATCACGATATCCTGATCAGGGTCCAAATACATATTCATCgaatttaaaatacacatataaaggTTACAATAGAAACAATGACTATAGagacagaaaaataataaatgtaactcCATCCAACTGTCCTATTCCTATAAACATGGAAAAGTCAGTTCATCCCCAAAAAGACGTTTTCATTTTAAAGATAGGTAAAAAATTAGAAACGAAAGACAAAAAAACTGACTTAGAAATAGAACTCGTAACCCCGAAAGTACCGAATGAAAACCAAATCAAAACAATTGAAAATAACCATACATCTCAGCAGTGTAGTTCTGGTAACTTACATTCAAAAGACCAATCGAAATCAGAAAAGAAGAAGGACAAGAAAAAAGTGAAAAAGAGCAAATCTAACCTGACAAGTAAAAATGCCAAGGGAAAGGGCTTAAAATCAAACAAGAgtaaaaaatag
- the LOC123654396 gene encoding cyclin-G-associated kinase has product MSVFKSAMGYFSSAGANGGSDNDFVGQFVEIGNMKLRVKKVIAEGGFAFVFVAQDVSSGTEYALKRLMAADEQANKNIIQEISILKKLSGHPNIIKYIAASFIDKSKTTHGMGEYLLLTDLCSGGSLMEALQNRGQAFPLPTILRVFYQTCKAVQHMHAQVPPIAHRDLKLENFLISNEGTIKLCDFGSATTDVFSPNPSWSANQRNMLEENLAQFTTPMYRAPEMLDTWDNRKIDHAVDIWALGCILYTLCYMQHPFEDSAKLAILNGNYNLNPNDQRYKCFHEIISGCLTVNPEQRLPISSVLERLAAIAESNNVNLKQPLKFERKKVEQSVATSSPACKEPMPNSQEPVNPRPPEPSRPPPPSRPPAAPHYHAPLPQAPPTSGGLFSSIKDGAGSFLKNLKDTSSKVMQTVQQSIARADLDISYITSRVIVMSYPSELLESAYKTNHIEDVRMYLESRYPGGRYCVYTTHEARARFPRRQLVCDGALWPRDELSAPLLAPTYALLQHMYQYLGRDDKSALVIACQDGKSRSCMLLCGLLLYARLVSVPEDALQIFAVKRTPICLPPSQLRYLYYLSNIIRAEPILPHFRPVSLVSLTIQPVPLFTKARDGCRPFLEVYNEDRLISPPLRNYESMHLFMMTEGKVTLPLDATAAGDVTVVVTHARQQLGRLQRVPMLSVAFHTGFLDYDQHVIKFTRSEIDGIDESSPVNEHFSSNVSVVISLVVQNGERRKPRCDVWEDDPSFAVRTPDLLFSSALERDETIDNFANLRRDPRSFDISVTTEHPPEPKRPPRPHRPPPPSPSPADQATPPAPVPPTQTADFLNITSKPATEEPKSEGPSEKLKSEDSFDFFGMMEKPADESFGDFLSSKVADNPQPFSSDSIFGDLHAPPITTAANVNVASAENFDPFGLNDPLPKQEPLLTPLSAKDDARQQAATEQAQTKRDPFADLGILGTGLPGAPPAATPMTTPFVTPMVTPIVTPRASPAHTPAHQPNTPARSPAHQPDYSRTHFEPSKPAAEEKTKKSTDVFGDLLGSQGYDFAKRETGPKTMNAMRKEEMVKEMDPDKLKIHDWTEGKKANIRALLCSLHGVVWADCRWARVDMAQLVSPADVKRHYRKACLAVHPDKQMGTPNENLAKMIFMELNNAWSDFENDAKQQNLFQS; this is encoded by the exons ATGAGTGTTTTCAAGTCTGCAATGGGGTACTTCAGCTCTGCAGGTGCCAACGGTGGCAGTGATAATGATTTTGTTGGTCAATTTGTAGAGATAGGAAACATGAAATTAAGAGTGAAAAAAGTTATCGCAGAAG GTGGATTTGCATTTGTATTTGTTGCTCAAGATGTATCATCAGGCACAGAATATGCCTTAAAAAGGCTAATGGCTGCTGATGAACAAGCCAATAAGAATATTATACAAGAAATtagcatattaaaaaaactgtccGGACAccctaatataattaaatatatagctGCTTCTTTTATTGATAAGTCGAAAACAACCCATGGAATGGGTGAATATTTGCTACTGACTGACCTTTGTAGCGGAGGAAGTTTGATGGAGGCTTTACAGAATAGAGGACAGGCATTTCCACTTCCTACGATACTGAGGGTATTCTACCAAACTTGTAAGGCTGTGCAGCATATGCATGCACAAGTGCCCCCTATAGCCCATCGTGATCTCAAGTTAGAAAATTTCTTAATTTCTAATGAAG GTACAATTAAATTATGTGACTTTGGTTCTGCAACTACAGATGTTTTCTCTCCAAATCCATCTTGGAGTGCAAATCAAAGGAATATGTTAGAAGAAAAT tTGGCCCAATTCACAACCCCAATGTACCGGGCTCCCGAAATGCTTGACACTTGGGATAATCGGAAAATAGATCACGCTGTTGATATATGGGCCCTAGGATGCATTCTGTATACATTGTGCTATATGCAACATCCTTTTGAAGATTCGGCAAAGCTAGCCATATTAAATGGAAACTATAATTTGAACCCCAATGACCAACGATACAAATGCTTTCATGAAATTATAa GTGGCTGCCTCACAGTGAATCCCGAACAACGTTTGCCAATAAGCAGTGTGCTGGAGCGGCTGGCAGCCATAGCTGAGTCCAACAACGTCAATCTCAAGCAACCACTCAAATTTGAGCGTAAAAAAGTTGAACAATCTGTGGCCACTAGCTCGCCAG cATGTAAAGAGCCAATGCCAAACAGCCAAGAGCCAGTGAATCCTAGACCACCGGAGCCCAGTCGGCCACCACCCCCCAGCCGTCCTCCAGCAGCGCCGCACTACCACGCACCCCTGCCACAAGCACCGCCCACTTCCGGTGGCCTTTTTTCATCTATCAAGGATGGCGCTGGctcctttttaaaaaatttaaaagatacgTCGTCCAAGGTTATGCAGACTGTCCAACA GTCGATAGCACGTGCAGATTTGGACATAAGTTATATAACGAGCCGCGTAATAGTAATGTCGTATCCGTCAGAGCTATTGGAGAGCGCTTATAAGACGAATCATATCGAAGATGTTCgg ATGTACCTGGAGAGCCGCTACCCGGGCGGGCGCTACTGCGTGTACACGACGCACGAGGCGCGCGCGCGCTTCCCGCGGCGCCAGCTGGTGTGCGACGGCGCGCTGTGGCCGCGCGACGAGCTGAGCGCGCCGCTGCTCGCGCCCACCTACGCGCTGCTGCAGCACATGTACCAGTACCTGGGCCGTGACGACAAGTCCGCGCTCGTCATCGCCTGCCAG GACGGCAAGTCGCGGTCGTGCATGCTGCTGTGCGGGCTGCTGCTGTACGCGCGGCTGGTGTCGGTGCCGGAGGACGCGCTGCAGATATTCGCCGTCAAGCGCACGCCCATCTGCCTGCCGCCCAGCCAGCTGCGCTACCTCTACTACCTGAGCAATATTATTAg aGCTGAACCGATTCTCCCACATTTTAGGCCAGTGTCGCTAGTGTCTCTAACGATACAACCGGTACCGCTATTCACTAAAGCAAg ggACGGTTGTCGACCATTCTTAGAAGTATACAATGAAGATCGACTGATCTCACCTCCGTTAAGAAATTATGAAAGTATGCACCTATTTATGATGACTGAAGGCAAG GTGACGCTGCCGCTGGACGCCACGGCGGCGGGCGACGTGACGGTGGTGGTGACGCACGCGCGCCAGCAGCTCGGCCGCCTGCAGCGCGTGCCCATGCTGTCCGTCGCCTTCCACACCGGCTTCCTCGACTACGACCAGCACGTCATCAAGTTTACCAG ATCAGAAATCGACGGCATAGACGAATCGAGCCCGGTGAACGAGCACTTCTCGTCGAACGTGTCGGTGGTGATCAGCCTGGTGGTGCAGAACGGCGAGCGCCGCAAGCCGCGCTGCGACGTGTGGGAGGACGACCCGTCCTTCGCCGTGCGCACGCCCGACCTGCTGTTCTCCTCCGCGCTGGAGCGGGACGAGACTATAGACAACTTCG CAAATCTCCGACGAGACCC CCGTTCGTTTGATATATCAGTGACGACCGAACATCCCCCGGAGCCGAAGCGCCCCCCGCGGCCGCACCGCCCCCCGCCGCCGTCCCCTTCACCTGCAGATCAGGCCACGCCCCCAGCTCCCGTTCCGCCCACACAGACAGCTGACTTCCTGAACATCACCAGCAAACCCGCGACAGAAGAACCTAAATCTGAAGGGCCAAGTGAGAAGTTGAAAAGCGAAGACTCATTTGACTTCTTCGGTATGATGGAGAAACCAGCGGATGAATCGTTCGGCGACTTCTTGAGTAGTAAAGTGGCCGATAACCCACAG ccGTTCTCATCGGATTCTATTTTTGGGGATCTTCATGCACCACCAATCACAACAGCCGCTAATGTCAATGTAGCCTCGGCCGAAAACTTTGATCCTTTCGGCCTGAACGATCCTCTGCCGAAACAGGAGCCGCTTCTCACTCCGCTATCGGCTAAAGATGACG CGCGTCAACAAGCTGCCACCGAACAAGCCCAGACAAAACGAGATCCGTTTGCGGACCTCGGCATTCTGGGAACGGGGTTACCGGGAGCCCCGCCCGCAGCCACACCCATGACCACGCCTTTCGTGACGCCGATGGTCACGCCCATCGTAACACCACGCGCATCTCCCGCGCACACCCCCGCCCACCAGCCGAACACACCCGCACGCTCGCCTGCGCACCAACCTGATTATAG tcgtACTCATTTCGAGCCATCAAAGCCGGCAGCGGAGGAGAAAACTAAGAAAAGCACTGATGTATTCGGCGATTTACTGGGCAGTCAAGGATATGACTTCGCTAAGCGCGAAACTGGACCCAAAACCATGAACGCTATGCGGAAAGAAGAAATGGTTAAGGAAATGGATCCcgacaaattaaaaatacacgaTTGG ACGGAGGGCAAGAAGGCGAACATCCGCGCGCTGCTGTGCTCGCTGCACGGCGTGGTGTGGGCGGACTGCCGCTGGGCGCGCGTCGACATGGCGCAGCTCGTGTCGCCCGCCGACGTCAAGCGCCACTACCGCAAGGCCTGCCTCGCCGTGCACCCCGACAAG caaaTGGGTACACCGAATGAGAACTTAGCAAAAATGATATTTATGGAGCTGAACAACGCGTGGAGCGATTTTGAAAACGACGCCAAGCAGCAGAACTTATTCCAGTCTTAA
- the LOC123654665 gene encoding E3 ubiquitin-protein ligase NRDP1 isoform X2, with amino-acid sequence MGFEIKRFQGDVDEELICPICSGVLEDPLQAPTCEHAFCRACITEWISRQPTCPVDRQAVTACQLRPVPRILRNLLSRLCTSCDNAPHGCNAVLKLDSLASHLVECEYNPKRPMSCEAGCGLVIPKDELAEHNCVRELRALIATQQGKLTDFQQELAEQRLVINEHKRELALLKEFMRAMRVSNPTMRALADQMEREEVVRWANSLARARVTRWGGMISTPDDALQMMIKRSLSESGCPPHIIDDLMENCHERRWPPGLCSLETRQNNRRLYEKYVCKRVPGKQAVLVLQCDNTHVDEHMMVEPGLVMIFAHGIE; translated from the exons ATGGGCTTTGAAATCAAAAGGTTTCAAGGTGACGTTGACGAAGAACTAATTTGCCCCATTTGTTCAGGAGTTTTAGAGGATCCCTTACAG gctCCAACTTGTGAGCATGCATTTTGCCGTGCATGCATAACAGAGTGGATCAGTCGTCAACCGACTTGTCCAGTGGACCGGCAGGCGGTGACCGCGTGTCAGCTGAGACCTGTTCCAAGAATACTGCGTAACTTACTTTCGAG attatgTACAAGCTGTGATAATGCACCTCATGGTTGTAATGCTGTGTTAAAACTTGATTCTCTGGCTTCACATTTAGTTGaat GTGAATATAATCCTAAGAGGCCAATGTCATGCGAAGCGGGCTGTGGTCTGGTAATACCAAAGGATGAACTTGCAGAACACAATTGTGTCCGTGAATTACGAGCCTTGATTGCGACACAACAGGGCAAGCTTACTGATTTTCAACAAGAACTAGCGGAACAGAGACTTGTTATAAATGAACACAAGCGTGAATTGGCTCTTCTTAAA gagTTCATGCGAGCAATGCGTGTATCGAATCCTACAATGAGAGCGCTCGCCGACCAGATGGAAAGAGAGGAGGTGGTCCGTTGGGCAAACTCACTGGCTCGGGCGCGAGTAACGCGCTGGGGCGGTATGATCTCCACGCCCGATGACGCCCTGCAG ATGATGATCAAGCGAAGTTTGTCGGAGTCAGGCTGTCCTCCGCACATTATCGACGACCTTATGGAAAACTGCCATGAGAGACGGTGGCCCCCCGGCCTATGTTCCTTAGAAACAAGACAAAATAATAGAAG attatatgaaaaatatgtatgtaaaagaGTGCCAGGAAAGCAAGCTGTTCTTGTCCTTCAATGTGACAATACCCACGTCGACGAACACATGATGGTGGAGCCCGGCCTTGTAATGATATTTGCTCATGGTATTGagtaa
- the LOC123654665 gene encoding E3 ubiquitin-protein ligase NRDP1 isoform X1, translating to MGFEIKRFQGDVDEELICPICSGVLEDPLQAPTCEHAFCRACITEWISRQPTCPVDRQAVTACQLRPVPRILRNLLSRLCTSCDNAPHGCNAVLKLDSLASHLVECEYNPKRPMSCEAGCGLVIPKDELAEHNCVRELRALIATQQGKLTDFQQELAEQRLVINEHKRELALLKEFMRAMRVSNPTMRALADQMEREEVVRWANSLARARVTRWGGMISTPDDALQVMMIKRSLSESGCPPHIIDDLMENCHERRWPPGLCSLETRQNNRRLYEKYVCKRVPGKQAVLVLQCDNTHVDEHMMVEPGLVMIFAHGIE from the exons ATGGGCTTTGAAATCAAAAGGTTTCAAGGTGACGTTGACGAAGAACTAATTTGCCCCATTTGTTCAGGAGTTTTAGAGGATCCCTTACAG gctCCAACTTGTGAGCATGCATTTTGCCGTGCATGCATAACAGAGTGGATCAGTCGTCAACCGACTTGTCCAGTGGACCGGCAGGCGGTGACCGCGTGTCAGCTGAGACCTGTTCCAAGAATACTGCGTAACTTACTTTCGAG attatgTACAAGCTGTGATAATGCACCTCATGGTTGTAATGCTGTGTTAAAACTTGATTCTCTGGCTTCACATTTAGTTGaat GTGAATATAATCCTAAGAGGCCAATGTCATGCGAAGCGGGCTGTGGTCTGGTAATACCAAAGGATGAACTTGCAGAACACAATTGTGTCCGTGAATTACGAGCCTTGATTGCGACACAACAGGGCAAGCTTACTGATTTTCAACAAGAACTAGCGGAACAGAGACTTGTTATAAATGAACACAAGCGTGAATTGGCTCTTCTTAAA gagTTCATGCGAGCAATGCGTGTATCGAATCCTACAATGAGAGCGCTCGCCGACCAGATGGAAAGAGAGGAGGTGGTCCGTTGGGCAAACTCACTGGCTCGGGCGCGAGTAACGCGCTGGGGCGGTATGATCTCCACGCCCGATGACGCCCTGCAGGTG ATGATGATCAAGCGAAGTTTGTCGGAGTCAGGCTGTCCTCCGCACATTATCGACGACCTTATGGAAAACTGCCATGAGAGACGGTGGCCCCCCGGCCTATGTTCCTTAGAAACAAGACAAAATAATAGAAG attatatgaaaaatatgtatgtaaaagaGTGCCAGGAAAGCAAGCTGTTCTTGTCCTTCAATGTGACAATACCCACGTCGACGAACACATGATGGTGGAGCCCGGCCTTGTAATGATATTTGCTCATGGTATTGagtaa